Proteins encoded together in one Desulfuromonas acetoxidans DSM 684 window:
- the asd gene encoding archaetidylserine decarboxylase (Phosphatidylserine decarboxylase is synthesized as a single chain precursor. Generation of the pyruvoyl active site from a Ser is coupled to cleavage of a Gly-Ser bond between the larger (beta) and smaller (alpha chains). It is an integral membrane protein.): MDSIEYFDRQNGQLCRETVMGDAAIKWAYQTMSGQWCSQLLFGTSWLSRALGWYFDSPLSKGKIDSAITDLNIDESEFAEPRETFASFNAFFTRKLKEGARPFSEDPAHFLCPADGRLLVYEDIEGDSLVTVKGVEDRLDALFGRPMAEFCGGKVAVVRLCPADYHRYHFPCDATVADSVAIAGQYHSVNPMALKAKPRVFCVNKRSYTLLDSDRFGRVAFMEVGAFGVAGIHQTYQGKSVERMQEKGYFDFGGSTVVLVFLKDAIVFDDDLLKNSAAGIETLVKVGETIGHQP, encoded by the coding sequence TTGGATAGTATTGAATATTTTGATCGACAAAACGGACAGCTTTGTCGCGAAACCGTAATGGGTGACGCTGCGATTAAATGGGCCTATCAAACCATGAGTGGCCAATGGTGCTCGCAGCTTTTGTTTGGCACGTCTTGGCTTAGTCGTGCTCTGGGCTGGTATTTCGATTCACCGTTGTCCAAAGGTAAAATTGATTCGGCCATTACCGATCTCAACATTGATGAGAGCGAGTTTGCCGAGCCCAGAGAAACGTTTGCCAGCTTCAATGCTTTTTTTACCCGCAAGCTCAAAGAGGGGGCCCGCCCTTTTTCAGAGGACCCCGCCCATTTTTTGTGTCCGGCAGATGGTCGTTTGCTGGTTTACGAGGACATCGAGGGTGATAGCCTGGTTACCGTGAAAGGGGTGGAAGATCGGTTGGATGCTCTGTTTGGCCGACCGATGGCTGAATTTTGCGGAGGCAAAGTCGCCGTGGTGCGCCTGTGCCCGGCAGATTACCATCGCTATCACTTTCCCTGTGATGCAACGGTGGCGGATTCGGTAGCCATTGCCGGGCAATACCATTCGGTCAATCCCATGGCCCTGAAAGCCAAGCCGCGGGTTTTCTGTGTCAATAAGCGCTCCTACACGCTGCTGGACAGTGATCGGTTTGGTCGCGTGGCATTCATGGAAGTGGGGGCGTTTGGTGTTGCCGGGATTCATCAGACCTATCAAGGCAAGAGCGTTGAGCGCATGCAGGAGAAAGGCTACTTTGATTTTGGTGGTTCTACCGTGGTGCTGGTGTTTCTGAAAGATGCCATTGTTTTTGATGACGATCTGCTGAAAAATAGTGCCGCTGGAATCGAGACGCTGGTCAAAGTTGGCGAGACGATCGGTCACCAACCGTGA